One Novosphingobium sp. EMRT-2 DNA segment encodes these proteins:
- a CDS encoding class I SAM-dependent methyltransferase, which yields MARLDSAPRLMIGQGWPDFGLVDSGHGRKLERYGRYRFIRPEPQALWTPRQADWTADGEFVPGSDEDGGGRWMFDRPVPREGWDLTRGEVRFTASCTPFRHLGFFPDMAPVWDWMGDRLEGKSDASTLNLFGYTGVGTLSLSAFGPVTHVDASKKSVAQARANAALSGMAERPVRWIVDDAAKFAAREVRRGRRYDGIILDPPKFGRGPDGEVWRLEENLPGLIADCRQLLDAESRFLFLTVYAVRMSSLAIAGLLAEALADLPGTIEHGDLAIREDGDDGRLLPTAIFARWNAQGA from the coding sequence ATGGCCCGGCTTGATTCCGCGCCCCGCCTGATGATCGGGCAGGGCTGGCCCGATTTCGGGCTGGTCGACAGCGGACACGGGCGTAAGCTGGAACGCTATGGGCGTTACCGCTTCATCCGGCCCGAACCGCAGGCGCTGTGGACGCCGCGCCAGGCCGACTGGACGGCGGACGGGGAATTCGTCCCCGGTTCCGACGAGGATGGCGGCGGGCGCTGGATGTTCGACCGGCCGGTGCCGCGCGAAGGCTGGGACCTGACGCGGGGCGAGGTGCGCTTCACCGCCTCCTGCACGCCGTTCCGCCATCTCGGCTTCTTTCCGGATATGGCCCCGGTGTGGGACTGGATGGGGGACCGGCTGGAAGGCAAGTCCGACGCCTCTACGCTCAACCTGTTCGGCTATACCGGCGTGGGCACGTTGTCCCTGTCGGCGTTCGGGCCGGTCACGCACGTCGATGCCTCGAAGAAGTCGGTGGCGCAGGCGCGGGCCAATGCCGCGCTTTCGGGCATGGCCGAACGGCCGGTGCGCTGGATCGTCGACGATGCCGCCAAGTTCGCCGCGCGCGAAGTGCGGCGCGGGCGGCGCTATGACGGGATCATCCTCGATCCGCCCAAGTTCGGCCGAGGGCCGGATGGCGAGGTCTGGCGGCTGGAAGAGAACCTGCCGGGCCTGATCGCCGATTGCCGGCAGTTGCTCGACGCCGAAAGCCGCTTCCTGTTCCTGACGGTCTATGCGGTGCGCATGTCCTCGCTCGCCATTGCCGGCCTGCTGGCGGAAGCGCTGGCCGATCTGCCCGGTACGATCGAACACGGCGACCTCGCGATTCGCGAGGATGGCGACGACGGACGCCTGCTGCCGACCGCGATCTTCGCGCGGTGGAACGCGCAAGGCGCGTAA
- a CDS encoding dihydroneopterin aldolase, translated as MSDSLILEVANIETDVLTGIYSEETGRPQPLRISIQAWLTPRDGYSPDCPLSASKNYMDLKFAASDGLPKDVHFKLIEAVADHICETLFLQDTRIERIAVKIVKLAISENGEEIGITLTRERRG; from the coding sequence GTGTCTGACAGCCTCATCCTCGAAGTCGCCAACATCGAAACCGACGTGCTCACCGGGATTTACTCGGAAGAGACCGGGCGACCGCAGCCGTTGCGCATCTCCATCCAGGCCTGGCTGACGCCGCGAGACGGCTATTCGCCCGATTGCCCGCTATCGGCGAGCAAGAACTACATGGACCTCAAATTCGCCGCCTCGGACGGGCTGCCCAAGGACGTCCATTTCAAGCTCATCGAGGCGGTGGCCGACCACATCTGCGAAACGCTGTTCCTGCAGGATACGCGGATCGAACGGATCGCGGTGAAGATCGTCAAGCTGGCGATCAGCGAGAACGGCGAGGAAATCGGCATCACGCTCACGCGCGAGCGGCGCGGTTGA
- a CDS encoding SDR family oxidoreductase translates to MSEDGPAPRPLALVTGGWRRIGAAIARKLASAGWDLALHAHHAGSFDTEFAAQLEWIGARVVPLAGDLDDPACAERLLADLREQAGRAPRLLVNSASVFHDDTIATMTPSALEHHFRVNLFAPMLLTRAFVEALGEGDGSVVNILDQRVVNPVPDQLSYTLSKQALHASVRTLARSLAPRVRVNGVAPGLILPTQDYDAEQWRRLEEIMPLRRLPGADEIADAVHYLASASSVTGQTIFVDAGANLESYPRDFVYLEK, encoded by the coding sequence TTGAGCGAGGACGGGCCAGCGCCGCGGCCGCTTGCGCTGGTCACGGGCGGCTGGCGCAGGATCGGCGCCGCCATCGCGCGCAAGCTGGCATCTGCGGGGTGGGACCTGGCGCTCCACGCGCACCACGCCGGCTCGTTCGACACGGAATTTGCCGCCCAGCTCGAATGGATCGGCGCCCGCGTGGTGCCGCTGGCGGGCGATCTCGATGATCCGGCCTGCGCGGAACGGCTGCTGGCGGACTTGCGCGAACAGGCCGGGCGCGCGCCGCGCCTGCTCGTCAATTCGGCCTCGGTCTTCCACGACGACACCATCGCGACGATGACGCCTTCCGCGCTGGAGCATCATTTCCGCGTCAACCTGTTCGCGCCGATGCTGCTGACCCGCGCCTTCGTTGAGGCGCTGGGGGAAGGCGATGGCTCGGTGGTCAACATCCTCGACCAGCGCGTGGTGAACCCCGTGCCCGATCAGCTCAGCTACACGCTGTCGAAGCAGGCGCTGCACGCCTCGGTGCGCACGCTGGCGCGTTCGCTGGCGCCGCGCGTGCGCGTGAACGGCGTGGCGCCGGGCCTGATCCTGCCCACGCAGGATTACGATGCCGAACAGTGGCGCCGGCTGGAAGAGATCATGCCGCTTCGCCGCCTGCCCGGCGCCGACGAGATAGCCGACGCGGTCCATTACCTGGCGTCGGCCTCCTCGGTCACCGGACAGACTATTTTCGTCGATGCCGGCGCGAACCTTGAATCTTATCCGCGTGATTTCGTATACTTGGAAAAGTGA
- the moaA gene encoding GTP 3',8-cyclase MoaA, whose protein sequence is MSTPAPLPAPLVDRFARRITYLRLSVTDRCDLRCAYCMPERMEFLPRAEVLTLEELHRLALAFIARGVTKLRLTGGEPLVRRDMIELVRALGRQLGEGLEELTLTTNGTRLAEFAGDLAAAGVRRINVSLDTRDRALFEQLARRDSLPQVLEGIAAAKAAGLRVKLNTVALKGLNEAEIPDLVAWAHGQGHDLTLIEVMPLGEVEGDRFDHYLPLDAVRRDLAARWTLTASEARSGGPARYVDIAETGGRLGFITPLTGNFCDGCNRVRVTATGQLFMCLGGEGKVDLRAALRSDDPDAALAVAMARAMGEKPERHGFVIDRPGAAPALSRHMSMTGG, encoded by the coding sequence GTGAGCACGCCCGCACCTCTCCCCGCACCCCTGGTTGACCGCTTCGCGCGGAGGATCACCTACCTCCGGCTGTCGGTTACCGATCGGTGCGATCTGCGCTGCGCCTATTGCATGCCGGAGCGGATGGAGTTCCTGCCCCGGGCCGAGGTGCTGACCCTGGAGGAACTTCACCGGCTGGCGCTGGCCTTCATCGCGCGTGGCGTCACCAAGCTGCGGCTGACCGGGGGCGAACCGCTGGTCCGGCGCGACATGATCGAGCTGGTCCGCGCGCTGGGGCGCCAGCTGGGAGAAGGGCTGGAGGAGCTGACGCTCACCACCAACGGTACGCGGCTGGCCGAATTCGCCGGGGACCTCGCGGCGGCGGGCGTGCGGCGCATCAATGTTTCGCTCGATACCCGCGATCGCGCGCTGTTCGAGCAGCTGGCCCGGCGCGACAGTCTGCCGCAGGTACTGGAAGGCATCGCGGCGGCGAAGGCGGCGGGCCTCAGGGTCAAGCTCAACACCGTCGCGCTCAAGGGGCTGAACGAGGCGGAAATTCCCGATCTTGTCGCCTGGGCGCACGGGCAGGGCCACGATCTCACGCTGATCGAGGTCATGCCGCTGGGCGAGGTCGAGGGCGACCGCTTCGATCACTACCTGCCGCTCGATGCGGTGCGGCGCGATCTGGCCGCGCGCTGGACCCTGACGGCGAGCGAGGCGCGTTCCGGCGGCCCGGCGCGCTATGTCGATATCGCGGAAACGGGCGGGCGGCTGGGCTTCATCACGCCGCTGACCGGCAATTTCTGCGACGGCTGCAACCGCGTGAGGGTGACGGCCACCGGGCAACTGTTCATGTGCCTTGGCGGCGAAGGCAAGGTGGACCTGCGCGCTGCGCTGCGTTCCGACGATCCCGATGCCGCGCTCGCGGTCGCCATGGCACGCGCCATGGGCGAAAAGCCCGAACGCCACGGCTTCGTCATCGATCGGCCCGGCGCGGCGCCGGCGCTGTCGCGCCATATGTCGATGACCGGCGGCTGA
- a CDS encoding MoaD/ThiS family protein, translating to MAARLVFLGRLEDVAGAPERVVAPGPLEAILAALDPALAVELLGDRVRIALNGRLLSDHGGVMLAEGDELAFLPPVSGG from the coding sequence ATGGCGGCGCGGCTGGTGTTTCTCGGGCGTCTGGAAGACGTCGCCGGCGCGCCCGAGCGCGTGGTCGCGCCTGGCCCGCTCGAGGCGATTCTGGCCGCGCTCGATCCGGCGCTGGCGGTGGAACTGCTCGGCGATCGCGTGCGGATCGCGCTCAACGGCCGGCTGTTGAGCGACCACGGCGGGGTCATGCTGGCGGAGGGCGACGAACTGGCCTTCCTGCCACCGGTTTCGGGCGGCTGA
- a CDS encoding molybdenum cofactor biosynthesis protein MoaE — MDAFIGRHAQAGGVVSFLGQVRGDGGVEALELKHYPPMTQPGMADLAVTIERRWPLEGLLLLHRVGLMVPGDPIVLVAAAARHRRDAFAAADFAMDHLKGESWFWKREKTAAGWRWIEPRAQDHADLARW; from the coding sequence ATGGACGCCTTCATCGGCCGTCACGCACAGGCCGGTGGCGTCGTCAGTTTTCTCGGACAAGTGCGCGGGGACGGCGGCGTGGAAGCGCTCGAACTGAAGCACTATCCGCCGATGACGCAGCCGGGGATGGCCGATCTCGCTGTCACGATCGAACGGCGCTGGCCGCTGGAGGGGCTGCTGTTGCTGCACCGGGTGGGCCTGATGGTGCCGGGTGATCCGATCGTGCTGGTCGCCGCGGCCGCGCGCCATCGGCGCGATGCCTTCGCCGCCGCCGATTTTGCGATGGACCACCTGAAAGGCGAAAGCTGGTTCTGGAAGCGCGAAAAGACCGCCGCCGGCTGGCGCTGGATCGAACCGCGCGCGCAGGACCACGCCGACCTCGCGCGCTGGTAG
- the rplU gene encoding 50S ribosomal protein L21 produces MFAIVRTGGKQYRVAAGDKIAVEKLAGEAGETITLGDVLLAGKDGELADAAKITVSAEIIAQAKSEKVVVFKKRRRHNYRRKNGHRQQLTLLRIVSVA; encoded by the coding sequence ATGTTCGCAATAGTGCGCACGGGCGGCAAGCAGTATCGGGTGGCCGCCGGAGACAAGATCGCGGTCGAGAAGCTGGCGGGTGAAGCCGGCGAAACGATCACCCTCGGTGACGTCCTCCTTGCGGGCAAGGACGGCGAACTGGCTGACGCGGCCAAGATCACGGTTTCGGCCGAGATCATCGCGCAGGCCAAGTCGGAAAAGGTCGTGGTGTTCAAGAAGCGCCGCCGCCACAACTATCGCCGCAAGAACGGTCACCGCCAGCAGCTTACCCTGCTGCGCATCGTGTCCGTGGCCTGA
- the rpmA gene encoding 50S ribosomal protein L27 — MAHKKAGGSSRNGRDSAGRRLGVKKFGGQEVIGGNIIIRQRGTKVYPGANVGIGKDHTLFALTEGRVRFHAGKLGRKYVSVDAMAEAAE, encoded by the coding sequence ATGGCACACAAGAAAGCAGGCGGCTCTTCGCGTAACGGTCGCGATTCGGCTGGTCGCCGCCTTGGCGTGAAGAAGTTCGGCGGTCAGGAAGTGATCGGCGGCAACATTATCATCCGCCAGCGCGGTACCAAGGTGTACCCGGGAGCCAACGTCGGCATCGGCAAGGATCACACCCTGTTCGCGCTGACCGAAGGCCGCGTACGCTTCCACGCCGGCAAGCTCGGCCGCAAGTACGTGTCGGTCGATGCCATGGCGGAAGCCGCCGAGTAA